The genomic DNA ATGGTACTACTGAACGACTTGAAACACCAAGGATTTACACTGccaatatttaattttaatattggcTGTCTTGCCTCTAGGTTgtattgaaaatgaaatgtcaaaccATCAAATGGTTttctggacagggcttatcctagtcccagactaaattttaaaaaacttgttccgacatatcttaacatatatcagtgccattgttttgtttcaagatgcacaccagtattgtttgtTGTAAGGTATGctaaaaaaactacttaaatgtccaaaAAAGTCCCAGATTAATCTAAAGCCTGTCTTGGAAACCACCCCTCAATTTTTTCAATTTGCCAGGAAAGATGCATTATCACCTTGAAAATGAAGTActttcatttaatgttttaatttataaatttttAGTTCATTTAgtcaattcattttaaattggcTGAAAAAAACCCTCCATACAtttattgtgcaaatgtaaattttatacaaaaatacagcGCAGTAATCtaatattcataaaaaaatgcaacattCTGAAACAAAGCTTAAGACTGCGAACGTGGCGGACAGAGTAACATTAAGCAAGTGGTTGTTTTGAAACGCTCAAAGCTGCGAtctacatgtaaaataattcactcataacaaatgaatgagttatttgtgtaatttttataataagcgcCATGCAGTGAATCCACCGCGGGTCTCCAGCAAaactctctccctccctctgtGCTCATGCAGCTGGTCTCTCACGGGCAGAGGTTTCTTGAGGCGCGGGCCAACGCGTcgccaaataaagagttcttcttgcacataatgctaatagttgtaaagttttctgaactttaagcaagctaagacaaaaccATCGTTTATATCAGTTACAcgtgcgctgctggagcgatgtagtttgacgcctaATTCGCTTATAGTACAAACATCTTTGATCTGAAAGACGAGTAAGAGACGCAAATGTTAATgtctaatagaaagtaaagagcgtcaagaccttaaaacagacttcatcacatcatagcacccGTCATAATATCTATATCTAAAGCTCCGTCTCTCATATACAGAtatttatcctgtctgtaggtttgtgcatatatttatacctgttcattttacatactgcttatttttaatgtaatgtatgcataaatacaaaatacaatgcatactatagcttcaatagtctataaaattaataactcgattaaaaacaagattctgtctatcaagacttaatctgttgttatcctctgggcattttcactttaacattattaactttaaattgtccatattttaaaactgtggtgagcagttaaaagctatagtgagtggcaaataactgcacatttttataatccaaaaacaatataaactgaaaaaacaTGTATTCCATGAAATATACCATTAcagtgaaataaaatgaaataaaatgactcattccgtGGAATAGATTTTTGGTTATTCCGCGCACCCCTATCTGGCACCATTTCaggcttttttcaaaaacacttatCTAAATCTCGAAGATCGGATCAGATCGGATCGAACCGAACAATGATAATCGATTTAAGATcttgagaatcggaatcgaatcaaTTCTTCAATTCTTGAAATTTGAATCGAAACCCAGCCCTATTTAGAATTGTTAGTGCAGTTATACAGCTTATTTGACgtatttacctcagagtttatttcagtaatattttagtaattgctgtttttccggtaataataattcTATTTGCATGTTTATCCTGCTTCCAtgtctgtttattcatgtcattatgctgttatgttaagttatgtgaggatatttatagCCATATGAGACATTCATTGCTGTTATACACTCACCGGCCACTTTTTTAGGTGTACCTGTCCAACTGCATGTTAATGCAAATTTCTAATCAGCCAATCAGGGCAGcaactcaatgcatttaggcatgTAGACATGGTCAAGACGATCTGCTGCAGTTCAAACCGAGCGTCAGAATGGGGAAGAGAGGTGATTTTGTGACTTTGaaagtggcatggttgttggtgccaaacaggccggtctgagtatttcagaaactgctgatctactgggattttcacgaaCAACCATCTCAagggtttacagagaatggtccgaaaaagagaaaatatccaGTGAGTGGCAGTTCTGTGGGcgcaaatgccttgttgatgccaaAGGTCGGAGAAGAATAGCCAGCCTGATTCGAGCTGATAGAAAGACAACAATAACccaaataaccactcgttaaaACCAATATATACAAAAGAGCATCTCTGAACGCACAACACGTcgaaccttgaggcagatgggctacaacagcagaagaccacacTGGGTGTCACTCCTGAAAGCAAAAAATTACCGTAATAAACCATAATTTGCCAAAAAGTGCAATTTATCTTCTTTTAGGAACCATTCCTTTTTTGATAGCGCAAATGGTTGAGGAGTTACCATTAAATGAATAGCGCTTTCAGAGTCCTTTAGCGGATAACGTAAGCAACAtaccaaacacattaaaaacagcctttaatggtaaatttccttttcttaatgcagatttattaattagagaggctattaaacAATACATATTTACGCATAAAAACGTATGAGTGGAGTGTTTTTGTCACTGTTAATCTGCTggttaattaaataaaatgcaacaaatacatttattaatataactaacttgtattaataaaccgttcagggattaataataatttaaagtgaGATGGCATCTCCCATCAGATGttcatattaacaacaaaaagaacatcttgttctttgtatatttataaatcaaacacacaagatatacacagcacacagcTTTAAAGTTGTTGGATGTAGCGTAAAACATTGTAATAAGGCACATAGCCTACCAGCAAATGACCATACTAATTTCCATACTTTCATACTTCCCATATTAGTGACAATATGCATAAGAAGATGAGTCCACCCATCCACACAATGgcacttttaaaggaaaaatgtCTATGTCCAATCCCTCACTTATTAGTAACATAaagttaaaaatacaaattttgccagtaatttaactaaggtttactacagtgttttcaaaatgttttatctcATATGGCAACATACCGTAATATCGTTATACCGGCTGAAGAGTGAAAAATACCTTGATAtgaatttttgctcataccggCCACCCCtaggtggaacgggagcttcgtgacCTGGATGTGCAGCcgacaaatctccatcaactgcaagatgttatcatgtcaatatggaccaaaatctctgaggaatgtttccagtaccttgttgaatctGTGCCACAAaggattaaggcagttctgaaggcaaaagggggtccaaCCCGGTACAGGCAAGATGTACCTAATGAAGTGGCCGGTGAGTGTATAAATTCTGTCGTCTATCCAAATATATAAtaggaaatgtataatgtacaACCCTCCCTGTCAACTACATTTTCTCATGTTATCCTGCTAATTTATATGTGGATATAGATAGACCTTTGATGCATTCATGTGTCCTGACCAATAGACAAGAGACACTATAGATTTTGAACATCCTTAATCcatactagtctatcaaattaTATCTAaagtatacatatatatatatttttttgagaAACTGCTTTTTCACAAAAGGTGCTAATCACATGATCATTTGATACACAGAAGTAGCGGGTCAGCAATGCACTGCAAacagagtatgtgtgaaagcacaacGGATGCTTGACGGATCCCACCGCATACTGCAATACGCACCGCAAACGTACTCCATACAAAGTATGTGTGATATTGGCGTTTTGCGCTGCTGTTGCATTTTTGAGTGGTTTTTAGATAAAGGCAGACTGTTGATAGTGAGTCGTATGGACAGAGTTCAGAATAAACTTCTTAATTTCAAGTTTAAAACAAATTCATGGATAGGGTGGGTATGTGTTTTTGCCTCTTTGGTAGATACATTTATAATTTCTATTACATTactactattgctcatactaaTAAAAATTAGCTCTGGGGCCCCAAAAGTGCATGGGCCCTAATAATCATCctaatttaataaaacaaaaacgaAATATTATTAGAAATTTTCTCTACAACTTTTACCCAAAACACCTCAGATGCAAgaacattcattcattcattagtaAAATGTAATCATTTATAACTTAGTTGGGTGATAAGACTTTCTTTGTCTTTTACCTATTCACATTTACATCTCATAAGAATGACTCTCTCATAATTTCGATTTAGTATGTCATAATTTATATTGCATAATTATCATCTACCAGACAATgattttttcttatgtggcagaACTACTCTTCCATACCCAATGACaggtaaaaactgtaaaatacaaCAATAATTAAGGACACATCTGACATGATGATATTATTATCTTCTTCAGTGtgatcttcctcttctgtgggTTCTGTTTTAATCTTCATCATCAGGTTCCTGCAGTCGATCAGTTTGTtatgcaggatctgctgctgttctccagcgttacagacagaatccagagactctgtggaggtttgatcagtaGATTCCTCATCCTGTAAGCCCTGATTACTGTCACACACAGTGTCCTGAGCGTCTGTGggctttgactcagtataacagagtaaagtGAGACTGAGCTCTGAgtcctgtgtgtgtctggatttctcttcagagagtttagagtccagcagtggctgtggtgtgcggctctgatctctgctcatccacactgaatccagacatccatcagtcacatacactgaagattcacaacaatccacatcctgacaacacaaacacactcagTGTAAGATTATAAATGATTTGATGTTGTCAAACAGACAGAGTGATTCAGGTAAATGATGTTTATAGCTGTACAAACCTCTTTCTTCACTCCTTCATCTCCTCTTGACCTCAGCtttgtctccagtaacgccacctctttcttcagctgagagatttctgtgatgaaatcatcaatatccagcatagacagatcagttcctactgatttacagcacatctcgtctgtcatcatcatcatctcaaCACTAAAACACACATAGACAAGGCTCTGTTTACActcaataaaacaataaagagAGGACGGGAAAGCGTTCTTCTTCTTCTAATGACTTTTTATGGCGGATGGCAAACCAACTTTGATGCATTTACCGCCACCAACTGGACTGGAGCGTGAAGCACAAGTAAGTAGATGGCATGCGCAAACAAATCAAATTCTATTAATGATTCCCatttctttaatatattttatactaGCATCATATATTCTACTTTGTTctgcattttcttttaaaacactTAGCAAATTGAATGATTCAACCCATATGTTTCTAAATTCATTAATGAGACCTTTCTTTATCCTTTTTTTTAGATTCTATTAATACATGTTCTATAGTTTCTGGTTGATTACAATACAACCATTGACCTGATTCATGTTTTCCTATTAAAACAGAGAGGGATTTAGTAGCTAGTGTGCCCTATTCAGAAGCatgaaataattattttctGTTCCTAACAACATTTCTTTCATTTCCTACTTGCTGTTGAATATTACACATAATCCTGCCCTTGCTATCACATTTCCATGCCACTTTCCATTTGTTAGGCTAGCTACTTATGAATTTCCCTTTAAGTTATCTATTTCTGAATTTTGCCAGCCCCAGCAGCATTTTCACGTTTTTCactaaagtttaatgccttccagaaaaagttcttctttaaatatataaacatacaaaaatgaaagaacagaccctctgctttcaaacaaaacaaaaacgtttcatcctaccttcattagttctcttaatcacctctcaaatatgggtaggtttcttcaaaaacaccaaatgttgagcaaaaagctgagataattgcattttcgttaaggacttttgatagagatcagattcagctggatcctcaaaacatacactgtcTGGCCTGAAAacttaggcagctgacttgtttcCTTTCTGCCTCAAGAGGCTATGACTTCGGAGACATAAAAGCAGCTCAGAGAAATGCTTTCAGACACACttcagcgtgtttgaaatataaacagagagcgcctttgtgatagttaatcacatatttaaaaaactacaatactaatttcttactagaaatgcaataaaaatgtgtaaaaatggaacatatacatttatttacactaaatttgtgctccagccgctttcttggccgccatttaattttttcgaactcgaccaggctcgaccaatcataTTCCCCATGCATAGAAATTGTGGGACAATTtctcaggagtcaggaagtaaacctaacattgtaTTTGAGCATGCCTTGAAGCCTTcttgccttggaaagctgctgCTGAAAGTAGCAATTTAGAGTTTGCGGACACAGCCACGAGTTCTTACTCTTAGTACATAATTGAGAAACGTGATTGTTTATTGCCTTGGAAGAATAAATCGTACAAACTTTTAGTGATGAATATAGGATAAGATATGCGTCAAAACTTGGAATATCTAAGAAGAATACTCACATGTCCCATACAGTTATCATCTTCGGATTTGAAACAAAACATGGCCGAACCTGTGGCTTTAGCTGAAGTGCATTTCTAGGCcaatttcaactttattttcataaatatatttcatataagctttgtaaagttttttgtaaagaaatgtttattaaactCTTCATAACTTTTTTATTATAACATCAGTTAATTTTGACTTTACAATAAACTTCAAATTGTCAGCTTTTAAAATGAGACCAAACGTATGCTTTAAGTGCAAAGCCTTCATAAATTGTATAGTCCAGTTTCACTTGATCTCTCTCCCTGTCAGAAAATCACTAAATCAGTACTAAATATTAACTTTGTTgacctggattaagctaatccctgtccgggaaaccgccccataaaataataaaataaaataaatgttaacatcAGGAGATCAGATAAACAAGTTCATTTACTTCATAATAATATGCTTAATCATTCTTAATAATCTTATGCCTAATATATTGAAAACAGCTCATTTAATATTTCTTGTTTCTTCACACGgacaataaaacaatacattaaataaattatgtaaatgcttggattcatttaaatattttaggggtggtttcccggacagggattatcttaagacAGGaacttagtttaattaggagaCATGACTAGTTTTAACCAACATGTCTTACTTAAAacattgtgtgcattttaaggcaaaacaaagggcactgatgcatttgaagatatgtcagtgcaagtggttttcagtttgaacagctcttacatttattttaatatataggACCAATCCCTGTAGCCTACGAGATAAGCCTCAGAAAATATGTTTTCCtgttatttttatacatttcacCTGTCggttttttttcacatgctttgcAGTTTTTGGTAGCTGACAAATTTCACAAAGACCAGTTTGATCTCAAATATGATTTTTACATTCACGTGTGCTATTTAATTAACATATTCATATTTTCTCCCATGTTCCTTCAAGCTCTTTTCACACTTAGTGTCTTCTTTTAATTATATATCCAAATAATATTGCcattctttaatattgctttttatagaccatttcaaaagatgcaaacaatcagttttttaacagataaacgttgggataaaatacaaccaacagaacatataactgaatcaaaaagttaaacaaacatcttaaagtaATGAtttatgtgaaataaaaaaacagtcacaatctgaaacaggaagtgtttctggaccattgttgtttacatcttttgaaatgatATGATGTCCTATCATGTCCTATCGTTTGGCttcttctctctccagtacagcaggaggcgctctgcagctctttagtccgcCGATATAtccactaaagaaagaaagaaagaaagctcacgtgtgatgtgtttgtgtctgtgtttctctctctctcgaatgttttattgagtgtaaacagagtcttgtctctgtgtattttagtgttgagATGTTGATGATGACAGAtgagatgtgctgtaaatcagtaactgttaggaactgatctgtccatgctggatattgACGATTGAAAGAGCTGAAGAAGAAAGAGATGGCGTTACTGGAGGCAAAACTGAGGTCAAGAGGAGATGAAGGAGTGAAGAaagaggtttgtacagcttaaTCATCATTTACATGAATCACTCTGTCTGTTTGACaacattaaatcatttataATCTTACACtgagtgtgtgttgtgttgtcaggatgtggattgttgtgaatcttcagtgtatgtgactgatggatgtctggattcagtgtggatgagcagagatcagagccgcacaccacagccactgctggactctaaactctctgaagagaaatccagacacacacaggacTCAGAGCTCAGTCTCACTTTACTCTCttatactgagtcaaagccCACAGACGCTCAGGACACTGTGTGTGACAGTAATCAGGGCTTACAGGATGAGGAATCtactgatcaaacctccacagagtctctggattctgtctgtaacgctggagaacagcagcagatcctgcagaccacactgaagatgtgttcagtcaaactGATCGACTGCAGGAACCTGatgatgaagattaaaactgaacccacagaagaggaagatcaCACTGAAGAAGATAAAGACAATCGTGCAGATGATTTTATTCCATCAGGTATGTCCCTTAACTATTGTTGTATTCATccgattttttttaactgtcatgtgagcaagtgttttataaaagctAAAAAGAAAAGCAGCAAAAAATGTAAGGTCTAAAATCTAAAAGGATATTAAGATATCTTTAGTACTTATAGGGGGAGTTtcagattaatccaggactagaccttagttatattagggcatttaagtagtttttacgaAGAAACGATACaagtgtgcattttgagacaaaacagtgACACTgatattataagttatgtcagtGTAGGAgccaaaatgtgtgttttttagtTTGACCATTGAGTGGCCCATTACAATTTGTATATAGGTCTTTCTACTGTGGTAGTTAGGTGTTTTTGACTGCAACAGCGCAAGATGGTGGACATCATAAACTTCCCTCCCTGTATGTATTTTGGATATGAAATGTAACATTATGTGTGTGATGTTGTCATGTGGAGCAATTAAATGCTATAATGATTGTGAAAGTCGTTGTACAAATATAAATGGTTAATTTGACTCCCCTCTACAAAATAGTGGATAACTCGCTgtagtgcatttaaaaaaaaaaagtttgaatcACTAGTTATGTTTGTCTTTATTCTAATaatatattaaaggaacagtatgtaggattgtggccaaaactggtattgcaatcacacaactggtggccaatacacagcatgacaacataaacaacagTTGAGggcagaccactgttgtcagtgatataagtatttgaaattgaaatgatttcttaatgtctagtgacatataagagccattttatgattaatttatatacatttcttacatactgctcctttaacaaaattataaaaatgtagatGCGTACGTTTTTTATTTGATGTGCAGTGACCCAGCTATAATAACAGGACTGACAGCTGTCTTCTGTTTCTGTGTAAAAATAGAAAAAGATACAGAATCTCAATTTATCCttctttgtgtaaataagaGTGACAAGAGAATTATACTGTATtatgtttctttcagatgtgaagatTGAGTCATATTTGGATATAGACATAACATCCTCAACATCAGaagagcgactgacagcacaaactctttcctgcatcacctgtggaaagacattcagctcacagagacatttagagagacatgagagaaaacacacagaacagaaactcagctttactaccttacaagagaagaaacttcatcATTCAAAAGAGCACGGAGAGAAGAAGatgaaaaagaagaagaaaaagaagttTCAATGTGAGCAGTGTGGGATGAATTTTGTCTTCTTATCTCAGCTGAAAGatcacatgaggacacacagtggtgaaacgcctttcaactgcactgaatgtggaaatAACTTCAGCTCCAAACAAAGTCTTGATgttcatcagagaattcacacaggagaaaaatcatacgagtgtcctcactgtgagatGAGATTCCGACATAAAAGCACTCTGAAGAAACATGTGTTAAtacacaccaatgagagaccATATCAGTGCAGTAAATGTGACAAAACCTTTAGGCATTCAGCTTCATTAAAAAGACACCAGAATATTCACTCTGAACTCTATAAATGTTCACTCTGTGATAAAGGTTTCTGTCGTAAATCTCATCTTATAGGCCACGAGAGAATTCACACTGAAAAACCTTACacatgctctcagtgtgacaagacgtttacTCGGTCAAGTACCTTAAAAATCCATGAGagacttcacactggagagaaaccttatgtCTGCTCTTACTGTGGAAAGAGATTCAATAGTACATCTAATGTCAAAGTtcatgagagagttcacactggagagaaaccttatcactgtagtgtttgtgggaagaatTTTGGGCAGCGTGAACATTTAGTAAGCCATCAGAGACTTCACACAAGAGAGAAActtttcaaatgctctcagtgtgacaagacgtttgctGAGTCAAGAAAATTAAAAATCCATGAGAGACTTCAcacaggagagaaaccttacgccTGCTtgatctgtggagagagattcACTTATCCTGGAAGTCTTCAGTATCATCAGAAGAAACAAGCAgggatggaagggccctcgcatgcatgtgcaccgccaccctatggtcTTAGTAAaacagtgaaccagggggatttAAATTTAAGTGGGTATATagataggtggatattcaaaggaactttgatgtgccacacctcctgtgtgcagcaggtggcgctatgactgtaactgattgttgttacattgatgtgttcaggccaggactcttgtcaaacgtatgatgtctgtgaaaggtcggacattgtatgcctgagttacaacagctttctcatggtgaaacatcaaatTTTGCCAGGCCACtacggacacgcccctttaacgaaatgtcaagatcttcacaatgtatcattgtgaagtccttaagttcagactgaccaaatatgatgatgatctgaaaaAAACtctatgagcagtaaatcacagtgtaaaacctgaaatttcctgctgccagcaggtggtagcttttactgaatattgccatgttgatgtgttcaggtaaggacacttatcaaacatgttAAGCGTGGGTCACATTGGAAATTGTAAGCATGAGtaagaacaacttcctgtttcatggcgaaaacgcctaaatttgtcaggctgccacggacacaccctcaaACGAAAAGCCAaaagcctttagatgagactgaccaaatatgatgatgatctgattaaatctctagTAGTATTTCATTAAAGTATGaatatgaagcctggaaatggcaaaatttgcacagaaatcacagagaaaattaaaaatggctgacttcctgtgagCGTGGTTCCAAGgaacttttttgtaggtcttggggtgatagatgaccctaccaaattttgAATCTGTAATTTTGCAGGTGGTGCTATCCAGTCATTTCTACACACCCACTTCTAaagcctataccacatgtaaatttccGTCACTTCCGACGTGTGTGCAAAGTTTCATCAAGTTTTTGggcatgtttaggccctcaaaaatgcgattcatttcggagaaaaaaagaagaaactgagcaaaaacaatagggctttgcaccctcggtgctcgggccctaattacaCTGAAATCATCATAGTGCCTTAAACTCTTTACACACTGACCACGTTTATTCCACTTGAATGTTCGCCTTGATAATATGCTAGAACAAAAACAATTCATTTCTATGATTTACTTCACATTGATTTGTTCTTTAGTGAACGATCTTTCagaagtgctaacttaacagtaactGGTTTTGGCCCTGTATCAATCTCAGAATGACGTCTAATAGGCAGTAGGTAGAATTGCTGTGTTTTTCTGGAGAGGGCCTTCATCTTTCTAGCACATATCAGGAGAGAGATAAGAAAAGCTAAAGGGACATCTGCGCTCTCATTCTggtaaaaaaagacatttaaatgTGATGAGTGCACATCTGAGGAGACACATGAGTGTTCATGCAAATGTGAAATCTtagttgtgtttgttttaaagtgtTTATGGTTGTTGAAATAGCCTACATGTTGATTTGAGATCTTGATTTGCTTTGAGTGTGGAGAAACATTGAGAAAATGTTTGGGTTCTGTATGACCCCCAGACCCTCCTCCTATTTTTATTCTTATGTTTTTTGACTTTTTCTAATTTTGTAGGATCTTTtagtaatgtgttttttactttATAATGTTGACTGATGAccgtttttttatgtttgaaaTTGAAAATGTCTTTATGTATTTTCTGCGTGCACGCGTTAAAGTGCCAGTTAGGTTTCATTTCTACGCTTCCTGATATTGTTAATTAGTTTCCGACAACAGGCTTAAAatcatgcaaggtcaaaaaacaatcattttctcaaaatatatttgttaatattaccccatttctcagagatccccaaacgatttgTGTGAAGCTGTTCAATGAcccagtctgcctaaaccccacctttcagtagcctactctgctctgattggtcaactgacacagtCTCCGCACAGCCCAACAATAGTGTAACATGCACTGACAAGAcattaagagtttaaaaaccgacatcaatacacatcattcatcat from Misgurnus anguillicaudatus chromosome 20, ASM2758022v2, whole genome shotgun sequence includes the following:
- the LOC129454486 gene encoding uncharacterized protein, coding for MALLEAKLRSRGDEGVKKEDVDCCESSVYVTDGCLDSVWMSRDQSRTPQPLLDSKLSEEKSRHTQDSELSLTLLSYTESKPTDAQDTVCDSNQGLQDEESTDQTSTESLDSVCNAGEQQQILQTTLKMCSVKLIDCRNLMMKIKTEPTEEEDHTEEDKDNRADDFIPSDVKIESYLDIDITSSTSEERLTAQTLSCITCGKTFSSQRHLERHERKHTEQKLSFTTLQEKKLHHSKEHGEKKMKKKKKKKFQCEQCGMNFVFLSQLKDHMRTHSGETPFNCTECGNNFSSKQSLDVHQRIHTGEKSYECPHCEMRFRHKSTLKKHVLIHTNERPYQCSKCDKTFRHSASLKRHQNIHSELYKCSLCDKGFCRKSHLIGHERIHTEKPYTCSQCDKTFTRSSTLKIHERLHTGEKPYVCSYCGKRFNSTSNVKVHERVHTGEKPYHCSVCGKNFGQREHLVSHQRLHTREKLFKCSQCDKTFAESRKLKIHERLHTGEKPYACLICGERFTYPGSLQYHQKKQAGMEGPSHACAPPPYGLSKTVNQGDLNLSGYIDRWIFKGTLMCHTSCVQQVAL